Part of the Sulfurovum sp. TSL6 genome, CCATAAATGGCATTATCTACAGTAGAAAAATAGTGTTCCATATTGATCCATTCTCCTACAATGAGTGGCCCGTCAAAGATACGGGTAAGGATATCAGCATTGTCATTATCTACCTTCCAGTCATAAGAATGCATAAAAAACCTATTGTTCATCTTTACATGTTTTGTGGAGCTTCTAGGTCCTGCAAAGGCTCCCATATTACCTGCCAGTCCCCATTCAGGCCTAGGCTCAGACCAGTCCATAGATTTGATCATCACATCTTCTTGTGTATGCGTATAGGGAAGCGCTTCTATTCTTTCTTCTCTGGACATAAGAGATGCTTTGTTAAAGTCGTGCATGATTTGGAAAAATTGAGGCATCTCTTCGGCTGTCAGAATATCTGTATCATAGTATTTGATCTCATCTGTGGTAGTAATGTGCAACCCTGGTATGAATTTTGTACTATCAGGGATGACAATACCTTTTTCTTTTAATGCTTCACGTACCTCTTTGGTATTGGCTATCATACACAGTGCTCTTGTGTTTGGAAGGGAGATGTTTCCTCCACATGCGCCACAATCAAGTGCTGATTCAAATGGATTGTTATCCGAAATACTTCCGTGACCGATGATGGTGACAAACTGAGGGAAATTATCCACCTGACCGATCATTGTCAAGTAGTTATGCAGATATTTGACTTTCTCTTCAAGTGTGAAACCGACCATCGAAAGCTTATGCTTTTGGAAGGTATAGTCTTCTTCTGTGATCTTGTATTCATTTTTGAGTTTTTCTACTAGCTCGCTAGACAACTCTATAGGTAGTTCCTGACCTAAAACAAGGTGATTTCTGATGGCTTGGATCTCTTCTGTTGAATACTCTTTTGAACCGCTACGTGCCAATACTTCACTGATGATGTGTGTATGAAGTTTATTGACATACATCTCGATCTCTTCAGATGAGAGTTTATCTAATGTATAGGTTGTTTTTGGTTTTTGAGGCTTTAGTTTTGAAAAAAGCCTTTGTGTTCTTCTTGGTGAAAATGTTTTTCCAAAAAGATTGATACCGAAGATCCAGCCGATCGCCTCAACCATAATATAGGGTGTATATGGGTTGTTTTTGAGATCGCTTAGGACTTTTTTAGTCGTTTTATTCATCCCTTTTTTGGAACTATAGTCTTCATACAACTCTTTTGGTATTTCAAATACTATATTTTCCGATTTTACAATTGCCGGCGATAAAAAGAGTTCATGTGATTTATCAAACTCGACAAATGCGATCGGAAGACCTAAAAACCCACCGGCACCATAGGTTTCGTATGGACCGCTACTTTCAATCTGTCTCCTTATCACTTCAGATCTTACATCCAAACAGAATGTAGCAGAAGCTACTGCTTTTTCATTTTCTTCTTCTTGTACACTGGTAAACTCATCGACATAAGAACGTATATAGCTGTCCTCAAGTGACTTAAGCCAGATATATCCTTCTTCTTCTCTTAGTGTCTCCATGATCTTTGCAAGTTCAGTAAGCGGTATTTCTGTGTTACCCAGATGATCACTTGCAAGGTGCACTTGCTTTGCATCCAGTTGAAGTACATACTGAGTATAGCTTTCTAAGATATCATCATAGTTCTGCTGATCTTCCATTGCATCGATGAATTTCCCAGGCAAGTTACCTTTATGTTTAAGTATTTTGAGTAAAACATAAGCGCAATTGTCTTGAATATAACTTCTTAATTCTTTATAGTTATTGATCTTTCTGTTTTTTAAATACTTGAGTTCATAGTAAAATCTGATAGCTAAATAATCCATCAGGGAAGAAGGGTTCTGTTGTTGCGAATAATAGTTTGGATCTTCGGAACGATATTTGATAAATCCTGCCCAACCATGAAGTTTTAGTATGTGCTTAAGAAGGTTTCTCTCTATATCCTCATCTGTAACCTGTAGTTGTTCAAGTGCCTCTTTTACAAAGGTTTCAGAATCATGTGGATAGGCAAAGTTCTCATAGAGTTTAAATGTTTCAAACATTCCAAGATCTCTATTCGACATGGTAAGTGTCGTCTGTTCTTCATCTAAAAAACGTGAAACAAATTCGATCACTTCTTTTTCGATCATCTCTTTGTCATCTCTGTCAAAAAGGATGTCATTGATCTCATAAAGTGTCATGTGTTTTGTAAGTTTTTTGCGCCATTTCTCTTTATTATGATAGAAGAACTTTTCATCTAGGTATGTCAAAAGATCTTCATCGATCTCATGCTCTGTAATCGATGCAGAACTTCTGAAACTGTTCCATTTTGGATTGACTTCCAAGAGACATTTTTCAGCCAGATCGTAATATTCTGCCAGGCCGTCGATCTCGAGAATTTCTTGCAGGTTCGACTTGAGAATGGCAGGATCGATTTTTCCTTCTTCATAGAGATTCAGATAATATGATGATTCCATATACACTCTACCGCCGAAGATACTTTGGGCTTTATCAAGTCCCTCTTTAAAGTTAAGATGCTCAAACCCTTTAAGCGGATTATGATGAATGAATGAACCGATAGGCCAATAGTGCGGTACGGTATTTTTAACGGCATTTAGTTTTTCTAATATACTCATGCGATAGTCCCTTTAAATCCAATAATACTTAAACCAAGTAGTGCGATAATAATAACAAAATGCATGATCTTCTCTTTGGATGTCAGATCAACATAGTGTAGATTGCTATTGGGAGTCCCAAATACAGTCTTTGGCATCACTCTCATAGCTACCATAAAGTTACCAAAAAACAGTACTACTACCACGATATACCATAGGAGTGTTGTTTCCTCTTTTATCATACTGCTAAGTAAAAAGAGTGCATTAGGAAATGGTGGATAGAGTGCCAGTGTGATCAAATAGACTGTTAAAAAACCACCTACATATGGAGTGGCCAAGGTTGTACCACTGATTCCATGATAATTGGCACTTCCATAGTATTTCTCATAATGTTTTGCTATGGAATAAATACCAGAGAGTGTGATCAATAGAGACAGACTGTAAAGTAGACCTTGCTCCCGTATAAACAACATGAAAAATGGTGCATTGATAAAGAGTAAATAGTAACCAAACTTATAAAAATTAGTTGTCTTGGTTACCTTATAGACAGAAAATATCGCACTAAGTAATGAAATGATCACTAACAGACTAGAGTATTGACTATCTACAAATGAAGAGAGAACAATGGCACAAAACACTAAGAAACTGCTTATCAAAAAGATTTTCTCATTGTTTAGTTTTTTATTCTTTTCTAAAATGAGATAATAAGGTACTCCTGCAGCTAATATCAATAAAATTATACTCATTAACATACTCAACCCTTCTTGAAAATTTTAATATATTTGATAAAGAAGTCAGAGACGTAAGCCTCTTTTGCCAACAGTTTATAAAATAGCCATTGTGTTTTCTTTGGCATCTTATTTTTTGGTATACCCACAAAGTGTTGCTTATACATAAATAGCCATCCTATGATCATAATTGCACCCAATGCAACCATGGACATGATCATAGTTACATTGAGAGTTGCTGCACCATAGAAAAGTAGGGCATGCTCACCATAGATAAAATGTTCTAATGCCAAACCAATAAACTCATATGTAAACAGGATAATAATAAATGAACTTACAAGCGCCAAGATCACTTTGATCGAGTCTGACCTTGAAACCTTAAAGAAGGACAAGAAGAGCTGGGTTCCGGTAAGCCAACCGAATGCCAAGATCACAATTGCTGCGTTAAACTCAAAGAACTCTTCACTCAGCACCATTTTGACACCGATGAATATAAGAATCGGCAGAATAGTGAAAAGTGCAATAAGATTAAACGTTTTGTTACTTTTATGCTCTGTTTTTTCTTCCCAGAACAACTTGTAAGAGAGACGTTGTGGAATGTTAGGGTCATGTCTCGCATAGCGTATAAGTCCCCCTGACTCCAAGAAGAGTGTTGCCTTAAAGACACCATGTACCATAAGGTGATAGATAGCAAGGCTGAATGCACCAAGACCCACTTCCATGATCATATAGCCCATTTGACCCGCTGTTGAGTAACCAAGAGAACGTTTGATATCAGGTACTACGAGCATCAATACTGATGCAAAAATGGCAGTAAAGAGTCCTATGACAAATGCAATATTCAGTACGGCAGGTGTCAGTAGAAGCAAGAAGGCCAATTTATTGAGCAAGATACCGCCTACATTGACCACTCCTGCATGCATTAAAGCTGATACTGGTGTAGGAGCTTCGGATGTATAAGGCAGCCAGATATGAAATGGTACGATTGCAGATTTCATCATGGCAGCCAATAAGAAAAGTAACCCGATCACAAAAATAGTAGGGTTATCGGTG contains:
- a CDS encoding DUF2309 domain-containing protein, with the translated sequence MSILEKLNAVKNTVPHYWPIGSFIHHNPLKGFEHLNFKEGLDKAQSIFGGRVYMESSYYLNLYEEGKIDPAILKSNLQEILEIDGLAEYYDLAEKCLLEVNPKWNSFRSSASITEHEIDEDLLTYLDEKFFYHNKEKWRKKLTKHMTLYEINDILFDRDDKEMIEKEVIEFVSRFLDEEQTTLTMSNRDLGMFETFKLYENFAYPHDSETFVKEALEQLQVTDEDIERNLLKHILKLHGWAGFIKYRSEDPNYYSQQQNPSSLMDYLAIRFYYELKYLKNRKINNYKELRSYIQDNCAYVLLKILKHKGNLPGKFIDAMEDQQNYDDILESYTQYVLQLDAKQVHLASDHLGNTEIPLTELAKIMETLREEEGYIWLKSLEDSYIRSYVDEFTSVQEEENEKAVASATFCLDVRSEVIRRQIESSGPYETYGAGGFLGLPIAFVEFDKSHELFLSPAIVKSENIVFEIPKELYEDYSSKKGMNKTTKKVLSDLKNNPYTPYIMVEAIGWIFGINLFGKTFSPRRTQRLFSKLKPQKPKTTYTLDKLSSEEIEMYVNKLHTHIISEVLARSGSKEYSTEEIQAIRNHLVLGQELPIELSSELVEKLKNEYKITEEDYTFQKHKLSMVGFTLEEKVKYLHNYLTMIGQVDNFPQFVTIIGHGSISDNNPFESALDCGACGGNISLPNTRALCMIANTKEVREALKEKGIVIPDSTKFIPGLHITTTDEIKYYDTDILTAEEMPQFFQIMHDFNKASLMSREERIEALPYTHTQEDVMIKSMDWSEPRPEWGLAGNMGAFAGPRSSTKHVKMNNRFFMHSYDWKVDNDNADILTRIFDGPLIVGEWINMEHYFSTVDNAIYGAGSKVYHNVVGKIGVYNGNYSDLKIGLPTQSVHLEGKAYHEPVRLLTFMEAPLEKVGKAVENSIAKEFILNEWIRPVIIDKEAKKVYSYESGDFKVIKELS
- a CDS encoding proton-conducting transporter membrane subunit — its product is MEKIILLIPGIPLVIAFILIFVSKKEHIPKVSIMLSSMIALLGLYGTYYVITTDESIHGLGGLFVFNELSAILVPYVAILGLVIRKYATKYMWDEPGYKRFFILLNFIFSAIYMLVMSNNLVILALAWQLMSVSLYLLVSFNVASKSAVKNGSWTMLIHKGADLLFILAVILTYQTFGSVDLGHLSQTWLEMSKNPTDNPTIFVIGLLFLLAAMMKSAIVPFHIWLPYTSEAPTPVSALMHAGVVNVGGILLNKLAFLLLLTPAVLNIAFVIGLFTAIFASVLMLVVPDIKRSLGYSTAGQMGYMIMEVGLGAFSLAIYHLMVHGVFKATLFLESGGLIRYARHDPNIPQRLSYKLFWEEKTEHKSNKTFNLIALFTILPILIFIGVKMVLSEEFFEFNAAIVILAFGWLTGTQLFLSFFKVSRSDSIKVILALVSSFIIILFTYEFIGLALEHFIYGEHALLFYGAATLNVTMIMSMVALGAIMIIGWLFMYKQHFVGIPKNKMPKKTQWLFYKLLAKEAYVSDFFIKYIKIFKKG